Below is a genomic region from Raphanus sativus cultivar WK10039 chromosome 4, ASM80110v3, whole genome shotgun sequence.
ttagttaaaagttaatAAACGGTTGTTTAGTCGAAGCTAAGAACCCATCCTAAGAATCCGTGGTTAATCATGGTCTTATTAGCTTAAGATGAATAGTTTGATCATATTCGTACGTCATTGTTAGCTTTTTATCATTCCATCTCCTCTGCTATATAAAACACTCGTCCGAGTACATAACTAGATGTCTACTCCTTCAAAGCTATTAAAAGCCAcaccagaatttttttttccaaacacACATTTATAGCAATGACGGTATTGTCTAAATCGGTCGAAGAAGCAAAATACAGGTTTTCTCCAATCCCGGTTATAGATATCTCTGACCCAGAGTCCAAACACGCTTTGGTAAAAGCCTGTGAAGATTTTGGGTTCTTCAAGGTGATCAACCATGCCGTTCCCTCGGAGCTAGTCTCTGTTTTGGAACACGAGGCCGTGGAGTTCTTCACATTGCCAACGTCTGACAAAACCCAAGTCGCAGGTTATCCCTTTGGATACGGGAGCAGAAAGATTGGTCGGAATGGTGACGTTGGTTGGGTTGAGTACCTGTTGATGAATGTCAATCTTGACATcggttcggatctattccttCCGGGTCACTTGAATAACCGGGAAACTATAAGGTTGGAATCAATTACGTTGTTGTTTCCATCCCTATGTTTAGTTAACACCTTTCATTATTATACTATATGTTTCTTCACTTGGTCCATGCTCTGTctttttcctctatttatagttCATGGTCGGTCTCTTTCACTGCTTTATggctcgtttttttttttgtttgttacgtTCATCACATTCGAAGTTTTGAGATGCCGTTGTCCTTAAAACTTTACGGGACATTTGTCTCGTATAGATTggtttaactatttaaaaaaattaataactacaTTATTTTCCTTTGAATATAATAGTATCTAAAGGATGGACATGCCCCTGATATCTTGTTTTGTGACTCCATCATTTTTTTCACCGTTTCCAGTTTAAAAACTCACACTCTATTTTCGTTATTTAGGAACGCAGTGTTGGAGTACACAACATCAGTGAGGAAAATGACATGTGATGTTTTGGAGATGATTACTGATGGGTTAGGGATCAAACCAACGAACACACTTAGCAAGCTTGTCTCTGATCAAAACAGTGACTCGATATTCAGACTTAATCATTATCCACCATGCCCTCTCATCAACGAAAATATCGATGGTGGCAACAATGTGATAGGTTTTGGAGAACACACTGATCCTCAAATCTTATCTGTCTTATGGTCTAACAACACTTCTGGTTTACAAATCAATCTAACTAATGGCTCATGGATTTCTGTTCCTTCTGATCcatcctccttcttcttcaacGTTGGCGACTCTCTCCAGGTTCATCTCAATCCTCAAGTACTTTCTTGCTTATAACCCGGAGATCCTTAACTGAAGCTCAAGATGATATATCAATCAAGTATGAGTTGATACATAAGATCTAGacttttgttttggtttttttgtTGATCATTCAGGTGTTGACAAATGGGAGGTTCAAGAGCGTGAAGCATAGGGTTTTAACAAACAGCATgaaatctagggtttctatgatTTACTTTGCTGGACCTTTGTTGACTCAGAGAATATTTCCATTGACTTGTCTTATGAACAATGAAGAAGAGAGTTTGTACGAAGAGTTCACTTGGTCTGAGTATAAAAAATCTGCCTACAACTCTAGATTGTCTGATAATCGGCTTCAGCCATTTGAAAGGAAAGCTGTTTCCGTTGAATGATTGATAGGTTATGTTCGTGAATTTGTTGTTCTAAGGGTGCcatatatgtgtatgttttAAGTTAATGTTAATCTAATAACTGAAAACATGTTAGTAATTTACTTGAGGGCAAAAATCCAATACGGTGAAACCATCAGGGTTCAATTACTGGCCACTGGAAAAATTATCTATGGACAGAAAACTAACATGTGGTaaagattttgataaaatataaattctattaaaataaatgacgATTGAATGACACCCAAATTTATATATCAGTCACtcaaatcaaatattaatattcaatATCCTtttaaaatacaacaaaaacaatttgaaaacaattatccaatctcttttatatataaataaaaataattatatgtatatatatacatattttaaaaattatatatgaactATATAACTATTTTTGTCTTTACAAAATTTACAGTATTTTACTCTCTAgattaattatttacaaataatttaacaaaaatatatttttattttattatgaaatgtttattatttacaatattttcaaaattatgttattgtttacaatatttttagaatcttattactttgttttattttatttaataatagaaCAAATTGAATATCTAGTGGTGGCGGAACAAACTGCGAATCATGTTAATTTAGATGAAACATAGCAAACTACtaatactttcaaaattttggatGTTATATGTGTCTACCTTTGCATTTACCTATCTGATAGAATAATCTAAAGTGGTGTTTGAAAAACAAGACTCTTGAACCTCATAATATAGTCTACGTTGTTGGATCGAACATAAAATATGTTACTTGTgcacaagaaaaaaacatgttacTCAACTAAGGGGGCACGTGCGCCCGTAGAATTatcaagttttaaaattttagtatgtaaattcataaaacagtaggttacaaaaaaaaaactttataacaCTAATAAAAAGATGTCGATAAAGTCATACAACGCTGAAAGGTGGACTCTGTGTGGTCCGAAAAGTCGATTTGGGTACCAAAATGAAATGTAGATAGCGTGTCGCTTGCTGACAGGTTGCtctattctttttctttgttttttgttctttgaCAACGGCGCTATTCTTTTAAAGGAAATTCACTCGTCAGTCGTCACTGAATTGTCAAATTCACATGCAAGGACCAACTTGGATGATACATGgacgaagaggaagagaaagaaggcaaaaatgaattattagcaaaaaaaataaaaaaaataataatgaattatTAGCTAATAATAAAGCGGCATGTATAGGGGTTTTTACCGATTCTTACGACATTTTCAACTCACCTGAGTTTTCTATTCTAAAATGaagtaaaaatgaatataaagtAACAAATATTCCAACCGAACTtcatgaaatatgaaataatctATTTTGTTACAAGGAAGAGACTTAACTGAACAACAAAAACATATTCCATAGCTAGTTCGTCCAACGGAGCTTGCGACAGAAACAGTATCACGACCAGATGCCACCACTAACAAAGGGCCACTCCTATCATAAGACAAACAAACATAGCTAATTTCAAAGCAATAAACTTGTTTTCTAGCAGATTAAACTGTAATTCTGAAGAACAAAACCAATGAGGTAATAAATACTTGTCAAACGTACGACGAGCCATGGCAGAAATCTGCTTAGCGTCAGCTACTTTAAACAAATTCCTGATTCATGCATCCATTTTCAGCAAACAAATCAACTTCCAAAGTGTAAAATAGCAGAAGCCTTCGATACAAATTTAAGTTGTACCAGATCTTCTGCCAACAGATTCATTTGCTTTGATGGAGAATCCATAACATACAAACACAGGCACACAGCTGATCAAATGGTCAAGCTTTTTGTAAAAAGAGATAGGAAGCCAATGAAGCCACCTATAAGTTCCTCCTCTTGGCCCAATTCTATTATTTGACACATgttctcttccttttcttttttcatttattttttgttttttcttaagaatttttaaaaacttcgttggagatggtcttatgTTGTAACTGAATTGGGtgtctttttttatatttggaaTATAACTCTTATAGAATGGCCAATTCCTATTGATTCATATTCCGTTTTTTAGTTATTAGACTACTTCTCATTGGTTTAATAGTTGTTAGAAAACTTCTAACTCCGTTCCACCAAACTAGTATCTTGATAACATGTGACAACAGCTGCAGCACATAGATATATAGTCTTACAAATGTTTTGACTTGGGTTTAAGTCTATAAAGCACGGGtaaactaaaaagaaagaagatctaGTTACATAAAGAAAAGGGATTAATACAGAGTCTCCTCTTACTTTCCACATCaggaacacacacaaaaaaaaactggatatcttttttttctgttcgGTCGTGAAATTATCTTATCGCCCTTTAGGGTTTACAATTTGAGAAAATATCCCACTGTTATCTTCCGAGGACATGTCACTCGCGTCATGTTCTCCGGCGCCGACGACGTTAACCTCCATACCACCACCTCCGGCTAAATCCTCTGACTCACCTCCACGACTAGGCGTTGGTTGACGCGACCCATCAGCAGTTTCTTGCAACTGAAGTGCGAACTCAAGGTTCCACAAAACATCTCCCATCGTCGGCCGATCTAAACCACTATCGGAAAGACACTTCTCCGCCGTGTCCGCAAACTTCTTCAAACACTCAGGATTAATCTTCCCTTTAAGATTAGGATCAATGATATCCTCTAACGTCCCTTTCCTTTTACAGTTCATCGCCCAGTCTCCAAGACTCACTTGCTCCTTAGGCAAGCTAGGGTTTAAAGCCGGCCTAGCGCATAAGATCTCGAACAGAACAACTCCAAAAGAGTACACATCTGACTTCTCGGTTAACTGCTGTCTCCTAAAGTACTCTGGATCTAAGTACCCGAAGCTTCCTTTGACAACGGTCGTGACATGACCTTGGTTCATGTTCGGTCCGGTTTTGGATAAACCGAAGTCGGAAACTTTAGCAACCCAATTCTCATCGAGCAAGATGTTCGTTGTCTTCACGTCACGGTGTATGATCGTGTACTTCGCACCCGTGTGAAGGTAATGCAACCCTCTTGCTGATCCAATAGCGATCTCTAGACGTCTTTTCCAAGTTAACTGAGGTCTCTTGGTGTTGTAAAGATGCTCTCTAAGTGTTCCGAGTGACATGTAATCGTATATCAAACACATCTCTCCACCGTCGTCGCAGTAACCGATCAAAGAGACCAAGTGTTTGTGTCTTAACCTCGAGAGAAGTTCTATCTCTGTCTCGAACTCGTTTAGACCTTGTTCCGAATTAGGGTTTGATTTCTTGATGGCCACTTTCGTGGTTCCGTCTATAACTCCTTTGTAAACTTTACCAAACCCTCCCACTCCTATCACGTTTGACTCATCGAAGTTTTGAGTTCCGTGTTTGATCTCAGACAACGTGAACCTTCGGCATAGACCCGCTGCAAGGTTAGATAAGTGGCTTCCCGTGTTGCTCTTACCGGAAATAGTAGATTTTGTCGCGGTTGTGTGTGAGTTTCCGTATATAGGAAGCCAACTCGATGTGTAAGAATCGCTTCCTTGGGACTTACGTCTCCTTTGATACATTGTGAAACACAACGCACATAGCAAAACCGCTGCGACTCCACCAATGGAACCGATGATAAAAGCTATGACTCTTTTGTCTCTTCGAAACTCTCTTTTACCATCTTGGTTAGCTTGCATAGCTGATGGTTTAGGGTTCGGACCGGCTAGGTTTTTCATCGTGTCCATCTTGAAAATCTCTAGCCCGTTGAGCTGTGAGTCGAGATACTCCGGTTTAGCAAATTTGGAAG
It encodes:
- the LOC108852600 gene encoding gibberellin 2-beta-dioxygenase 1-like produces the protein MTVLSKSVEEAKYRFSPIPVIDISDPESKHALVKACEDFGFFKVINHAVPSELVSVLEHEAVEFFTLPTSDKTQVAGYPFGYGSRKIGRNGDVGWVEYLLMNVNLDIGSDLFLPGHLNNRETIRNAVLEYTTSVRKMTCDVLEMITDGLGIKPTNTLSKLVSDQNSDSIFRLNHYPPCPLINENIDGGNNVIGFGEHTDPQILSVLWSNNTSGLQINLTNGSWISVPSDPSSFFFNVGDSLQVLTNGRFKSVKHRVLTNSMKSRVSMIYFAGPLLTQRIFPLTCLMNNEEESLYEEFTWSEYKKSAYNSRLSDNRLQPFERKAVSVE
- the LOC108852742 gene encoding receptor-like protein kinase ANXUR2, producing MNEKTRTLCSLLCFFSVLLVSISQSNGQDLALSCGASEPSSDPDKKKWEPDTKFLKTPNTVHATATYQDPSLLSTIPYMTARIFTAPATYEIPVKGDKRHLLRLHFYPSAYTGLNIDDAYFSVAANDVTLLSNFSASITCQALTQAYLIREYSLAPTLKDALTITFTPSDKHPKAFAFINGIEVVEMPELFDTAVLVGFTDQTADAKSANLQTMFRLNVGGQDIPGSQDSGGLTRTWYNDAPYIFSAGLGVTLQASNNFRIDYQKMPVSTAPPDVYKTARSQGPNGDINVNSNLTWMFQVDTNFTYIMRLHFCEFQLSKVNQKAFDIYINNRTAQGDVNAADIIAWSGGKGVPTYKDYAMYVDASNGGAGGEEVSLQMTPSKFAKPEYLDSQLNGLEIFKMDTMKNLAGPNPKPSAMQANQDGKREFRRDKRVIAFIIGSIGGVAAVLLCALCFTMYQRRRKSQGSDSYTSSWLPIYGNSHTTATKSTISGKSNTGSHLSNLAAGLCRRFTLSEIKHGTQNFDESNVIGVGGFGKVYKGVIDGTTKVAIKKSNPNSEQGLNEFETEIELLSRLRHKHLVSLIGYCDDGGEMCLIYDYMSLGTLREHLYNTKRPQLTWKRRLEIAIGSARGLHYLHTGAKYTIIHRDVKTTNILLDENWVAKVSDFGLSKTGPNMNQGHVTTVVKGSFGYLDPEYFRRQQLTEKSDVYSFGVVLFEILCARPALNPSLPKEQVSLGDWAMNCKRKGTLEDIIDPNLKGKINPECLKKFADTAEKCLSDSGLDRPTMGDVLWNLEFALQLQETADGSRQPTPSRGGESEDLAGGGGMEVNVVGAGEHDASDMSSEDNSGIFSQIVNPKGR